A portion of the Punica granatum isolate Tunisia-2019 chromosome 7, ASM765513v2, whole genome shotgun sequence genome contains these proteins:
- the LOC116215197 gene encoding polynucleotide 5'-hydroxyl-kinase NOL9-like produces the protein MASPEAKSHAPNICITEEWSEAAESIAFGSAASPPPITLVCGPKNSGKTTFSRHLVNVLLQRYKKVAFLDTDVGQTEFTPPGILSLCIIDKPIPDLTILCMKTPERCFFFGDTSSNRDPRKYLKCISALYNYYREELRKLKGSKNTIIELPLVVNTPGWVKGTGYEVLVKMINYVSPTHVVKIRIPAENKNLPAGAFWLEGGCSHSSLLEIKSVRYDTLNRSILLQKSAALLRDLKVMAYFRQCFPSSSNLTRNKDLARALAALPPYEVPISSVQIRHLYCQVPTTEVFYSLNASIVGLGVSSEESPDLPLCVGLGIVRGIDLFKGLLYVITPVPPRILERVDILLQGFIQIPQGFLQAQGCISPYMATNVLPIC, from the exons ATGGCTTCTCCGGAGGCCAAATCCCATGCACCGAACATCTGCATAACTGAAGAGTGGTCAGAGGCCGCCGAGTCCATCGCTTTCGGCTCTGCCGCTTCGCCGCCGCCGATCACCTTGGTGTGCGGTCCCAAAAATTCCGGCAAGACCACCTTCTCCCGCCACCTCGTCAACGTTCTCCTTCAGAG GTATAAAAAAGTGGCATTTTTGGATACTGATGTTGGGCAAACAGAGTTTACACCCCCAGGAATTCTATCTCTGTGCATAATTGATAAGCCAATTCCAG ATTTGACAATTCTATGCATGAAGACACCAGAAAG aTGCTTTTTCTTTGGGGATACCAGTTCAAATAGGGACCCAAGAAAGTACTTGAAGTGCATATCTGCGCTCTACAATTACTACAGAGAGGAGTTGCGCAAGTTAAAAGGCAGCAAAAACACTATAATTGAGCTGCCTCTTGTTGTTAACACACCTGGCTGGGTGAAAG GCACTGGTTATGAAGTGTTAGTGAAGATGATAAATTATGTTTCTCCTACGCATGTCGTTAAGATAAGGATACCTGCAGAGAATAAGAATTTGCCAGCTGGAGCTTTCTGGTTGGAAGGGGGTTGCAGTCATTCATCTTTACTGGAGATCAAGTCGGTTCGTTATGACACCTTGAATAGATC GATTCTTCTACAGAAATCTGCTGCACTGTTGCGAGATTTGAAGGTGATGGCTTATTTCCGACAGTGCTTCCCTAGTTCCTCAAACCTAACCAGAAACAAGGACCTTGCCCGAGCATTAGCTGCTCTCCCTCCTTACGAAGTTCCAATATCAAGTGTACAAATCAGGCATCTATATTGCCAG GTCCCCACTACTGAAGTATTTTATAGTCTGAATGCTAGCATTGTTGGCCTAGGAGTCAGCTCTGAAGAGTCTCCAGATTTACCTCTGTGTGTCGGGCTTG GAATTGTGAGAGGCATAGACCTATTCAAAGGATTGCTTTATGTTATTACTCCGGTTCCACCAAGGATTTTGGAGCGGGTTGATATATTGCTGCAGGGTTTCATCCAGATACCTCAGGGTTTCTTGCAG GCCCAAGGATGCATTTCTCCCTACATGGCCACAAACGTGCTGCCCATATGTTAG
- the LOC116215196 gene encoding probable myosin-binding protein 5, whose product MAKRSFKSFVEQELGKFPLFVINAVLEWILIVILFIDGFLAFVANEFSKFFDMRVPCLLCTRIDHVLVRRNPDFYYNESVCEAHKKAVSSLAYCHVHKKLSDIKKMCEGCLLSFATEKESDCDTYKSLVGILHKDLDCFVQDDSHIHLALPTSKKAGDSSSVHSEKDVASDQRCSCCGEPLKAKFSSSNPKGGSSQKPGKSTSPISQAPAPSPRGPLTTLKNGDGPNLMLPHIRYTELKFMSDNDGEIQDDDSAFNGIVPENQGKEDTKAASVPLLTDADEINEALKTPTFSRGNKFFGIPLSDSANTSPKWSNRTLRRSPLEKMEFASQESIDINAASNDPENYSIVNHLKRQVRLDRKSLMALYMELDEERSASAVAANNAMAMITRLQAEKAAVQMEALQYQRMMEEQAEYDQEALQETNNLLAKREEEIKALEAELEAYRKKYGCLQEEDYEPCKVNVDEEEYEDMEPPQSYSFFNGGSECDSPPNSSHTDHSKNHREEDIDNGFKDHPDENHCSGDEVTGLRE is encoded by the exons ATGGCGAAGCGGTCATTCAAGTCCTTTGTCGAGCAGGAGCTCGGGAAGTTCCCCCTGTTTGTAATCAATGCCGTCCTCGAGTGGATCCTCATCGTTATCTTATTCATCGACGGGTTCCTCGCCTTCGTGGCCAATGAGTTCTCCAAGTTCTTTGATATGCGAGTCCCGTGCCTCCTCTGCACGAGGATAGACCATGTCCTCGTCCGAAGAAACCCTGACTTCTACTACAACGAGTCTGTGTGCGAGGCCCACAAGAAGGCCGTCTCCTCCCTCGCCTACTGCCATGTCCACAAGAAGCTCTCTGATATCAAGAAGATGTGTGAGGGCTGCCTCCTCTCCTTCGCTACGGAAAAGGAATCCGACTGCGATACTTACAAATCTCTCGTTGGGATTCTTCATAAGGATCTAGATTGTTTTGTTCAGGACGACTCCCATATTCATTTGGCGCTGCCCACCTCGAAGAAAGCTGGGGATTCTTCTTCCGTGCATTCCGAGAAGGATGTGGCAAGTGACCAGAGATGTTCTTGCTGTGGGGAGCCATTGAAGGCGAAGTTCTCTTCTTCCAACCCAAAGGGAGGGAGTTCACAAAAACCGGGAAAGAGCACGAGCCCGATTTCACAGGCTCCAGCTCCATCCCCTCGAGGACCACTCACGACTTTGAAGAATGGTGATGGCCCGAATCTGATGTTGCCACATATTAGATACACCGAGCTCAAGTTCATGTCCGACAACGATGGTGAAATTCAGGATGACGATAGTGCATTCAATGGGATAGTTCCCGAAAATCAAG GTAAGGAAGACACCAAAGCTGCTTCGGTTCCTCTGCTTACGGATGCAGATGAGATCAATGAGGCTTTAAAGACCCCGACCTTCTCCCGGGGGAACAAGTTTTTTGGAATTCCACTGAGCGACTCCGCAAATACGAGCCCAAAGTGGTCCAACCGGACCCTGAGGAGGTCCCCGCTCGAGAAGATGGAGTTCGCCTCCCAAGAGTCCATTGACATAAATGCTGCTTCTAACGATCCGGAGAACTATTCCATCGTGAACCACTTGAAGAGGCAAGTTCGACTGGATCGTAAGTCCCTCATGGCACTCTACATGGAGCTCGATGAAGAGAGGAGCGCATCGGCGGTTGCGGCTAATAACGCCATGGCTATGATCACGAGGCTGCAGGCCGAGAAAGCTGCAGTTCAGATGGAGGCTTTGCAGTACCAGAGGATGATGGAGGAGCAGGCGGAGTATGATCAGGAAGCTCTTCAGGAGACGAACAATTTGCTCGCaaagagagaagaggagaTAAAGGCTTTAGAGGCTGAGCTCGAGGCTTACCGGAAGAAGTATGGCTGCTTGCAGGAGGAAGATTACGAGCCCTGCAAGGTCAATGTGGACGAGGAGGAGTATGAGGATATGGAGCCTCCTCAATCATATTCTTTCTTCAATGGAGGATCCGAATGCGACAGCCCACCTAACAGCTCGCACACAGATCATTCCAAAAATCATCGGGAAGAGGACATAG ATAACGGATTCAAGGATCATCCCGATGAGAACCATTGCAGTGGAGATGAAGTGACTGGACTTCGGGAGTGA
- the LOC116213217 gene encoding germin-like protein subfamily T member 2 produces MATSPSSVFYPVLFLFLVAPCYAADPDPLQDFCVADLNSSASVNGFPCKPSSEVTSSDFFFDGFTKEGNVSNVFGLRVTSANVLSFPGLNTLGMSMNRVEFAPGGLNSPHSHPRATELGVVVQGKLLVGLVTTSNVFYSKEVGPGELFVIPRGLVHFQRNIGEGKALSFTAFNSQLPGAVFTAPTLFAATPTVPNEVLTQAFQVDENVVNQIKSKFGT; encoded by the coding sequence ATGGCAACTTCTCCGAGCTCAGTCTTTTACCCAGTTCTGTTCCTTTTCCTTGTCGCACCTTGCTATGCAGCCGACCCTGATCCATTACAGGACTTCTGCGTCGCCGACCTCAATTCCTCTGCCTCTGTCAATGGCTTCCCCTGCAAACCCAGCTCCGAGGTAACCTCCAGCGACTTCTTCTTTGACGGGTTCACAAAGGAAGGCAACGTGAGCAATGTTTTTGGGTTGAGGGTTACATCAGCAAATGTTCTCTCGTTCCCAGGGCTAAACACGCTAGGGATGTCAATGAACCGAGTCGAATTTGCACCAGGAGGGCTCAACTCTCCTCACTCCCACCCTCGTGCCACCGAGTTGGGTGTGGTCGTGCAGGGGAAGCTCCTCGTGGGGTTAGTGACGACGAGCAACGTGTTCTACTCGAAGGAGGTTGGTCCTGGCGAGTTGTTCGTGATTCCTAGAGGACTGGTTCACTTCCAGAGGAATATTGGAGAAGGGAAGGCACTGTCCTTCACTGCCTTCAATAGCCAGTTGCCTGGAGCTGTGTTCACTGCTCCTACTCTGTTTGCTGCAACTCCCACAGTTCCTAATGAGGTCTTAACCCAAGCTTTCCAAGTCGATGAGAATGTGGTAAATCAGATCAAATCGAAGTTCGGTACTTGA
- the LOC116215226 gene encoding germin-like protein subfamily T member 2, producing MATSPSLVFYPILFLLLVVPCYAADPDPLQDFCVADLNSSASVNGFPCKPSSEVTSGDFFFDGFTKEGNTRNIFRASVTPGNVLSFPGLNTLGISMNRVDFAPGGLNPPHSHPRATETGVVVQGKLLVGFVTTSNVFYSKEVGPGEMFVIPRGLVHFQRNIGEGKAQAFTAFNSHFPGTVLAASTLFAATPTVPNEVLTQAFQVDENVVNQIKSKFGS from the coding sequence ATGGCAACTTCTCCAAGCTTGGTCTTTTACCCAATTCTGTTCCTTCTCCTTGTCGTACCTTGCTATGCAGCTGATCCTGATCCATTACAGGACTTCTGTGTCGCGGACCTCAATTCCTCTGCCTCTGTCAACGGCTTTCCCTGCAAACCCAGCTCCGAGGTGACTTCCGGCGACTTCTTCTTTGACGGGTTCACAAAAGAAGGAAACACGAGAAATATTTTCAGGGCGAGTGTTACACCAGGAAATGTTCTCTCATTCCCAGGGCTAAACACTCTCGGGATATCAATGAACCGAGTCGACTTTGCACCAGGAGGGCTCAACCCTCCTCACTCCCATCCTCGTGCCACCGAGACAGGTGTGGTCGTGCAGGGGAAGCTCCTTGTGGGGTTCGTGACGACGAGCAACGTGTTCTACTCGAAGGAGGTTGGTCCCGGCGAGATGTTCGTGATTCCTAGAGGACTGGTTCACTTCCAGAGGAATATCGGAGAAGGGAAGGCACAGGCTTTCACTGCCTTCAATAGCCACTTTCCTGGTACTGTGCTCGCTGCTTCTACTCTGTTTGCTGCAACTCCCACAGTTCCTAATGAGGTCTTGACCCAAGCTTTCCAAGTCGATGAGAATGTGGTAAATCAGATCAAATCAAAGTTTGGTTCCTGA
- the LOC116215225 gene encoding transcription factor bHLH79-like, producing the protein MDPPLINESSFSPAHPSAYSLAEIWPFSGEPGSGGLGLRIGNLGGLVETRDGSLEESTVTDQSGARKRKEESSEMVSTSSANDLNNSNGKRAKLAGPRDKNGGPKAEAESSSAPGSKTTEQIAKPSEPPKQDYIHVRARRGQATDSHSLAERARREKISERMKVLQDLVPGCNKVIGKALVLDEIINYIQSLQCQVEFLSLKLEAVNSRMNLTPSMEAFPTKDLGATSFDATGMMFASQAARDYMQGSHPEWLHMHRSEGALRERLDLVWSISEDRE; encoded by the exons ATGGATCCTCCACTGATCAACGAGTCCTCATTCTCTCCAGCGCACCCCTCCGCCTACAGCCTAGCCGAGATTTGGCCCTTCAGCGGGGAGCCCGGGAGTGGCGGGCTGGGGCTCCGGATTGGGAATTTGGGCGGGCTCGTGGAGACCCGAGATGGGTCGTTGGAGGAATCGACGGTGACGGATCAGAGCGGTGcgaggaagaggaaggaggAGTCTTCGGAGATGGTGTCCACCAGCAGTGCCAACGATTTG AACAATTCAAATGGAAAACGTGCCAAACTAGCGGGACCCAGGGACAAGAATGGTGGTCCTAAAGCTGAAGCTGAGTCGAGCTCTGCACCTGGAAGTAAGACGACTGAACAAATTGCGAAACCTTCCGAGCCACCAAAGCAAGATTATATCCATGTGAGGGCTCGAAGGGGCCAAGCTACAGATAGTCATAGCCTAGCAGAGAGA GCAAGGAGAGAGAAGATTAGTGAGAGGATGAAAGTTCTCCAAGACTTAGTCCCTGGGTGCAATAAG GTGATCGGGAAGGCCCTAGTACTTGATGAGATTATCAACTACATCCAGTCACTGCAGTGTCAGGTTGag TTCTTGTCCTTGAAGCTGGAAGCAGTCAATTCTAGGATGAACCTGACCCCGTCGATGGAGGCATTCCCTACGAAAGAT ctcggAGCAACCTCCTTTGATGCTACAGGGATGATGTTTGCCTCCCAAGCAGCACGAGATTACATGCAAGGGTCCCATCCAGAGTGGCTTCACATGCACAGATCGGAGGGAGCTTTGAGAGAGCGGCTTGATCTCGTATGGTCAATCTCCGAGGACCGTGAATAG